The sequence ttgCTCTTAAGTCGTAGACGTGTTTGTCACCAAAGTCTCACCATGATATAGTAGTAGGTATACCAAGGCAGGCCAGCTTTGACGACCATGGAAGTGGCAATCAACGGCGAAAACAAAGCTCCAAGTGAGTAGCACGAATGCAAAAACCCCTGAATCGTATTCGCCTTGTCCATAGCGCCAATCCATGCGCAGAAACATGCGTCTGTCAAACCATTGCCAAAACCGCTGATGGCATTGCACACAACAAGAGCTGGATACGGCGGGTGAGAGGCGAGGACAGCAAAAGTTATGAGATGGCACATGGGTGCCATAATGGCCACGCCTCGCTGGCCGAATTGGACATGGATTCGGGCATTGGTAAACGCAGCGACTGAGTAGCCGATGAAGGGGGTGAGGAAAATAAGAGATATGACGGTGTAGCTGAGATTATAGTACTCTtcaagctaaaaaaaaaaaattggatgATTTTGCGGTGAGCAAGAATACTCGACATATTGATTGCTAGAAAGTCAAGGTTGGATGAGATGGCAACTTACATATGGGATCAATGCCTAAGCACGTTGCGCATTAGCACATAATCATCATCCTTATTTCACGATATGGCCACCCAACAGAATACATTCAACTTACACCAACAGCGGCATCGTTCATGCCCGCAATAGCAAACGACACAAACGCAAACGCGAGCCGGCCAATGTTCTTCACCGGCCGATTCCACCTCTCTGCCTCAGTAAGAGCATTCATCGGCGGGCggccgccatcatcgccctctGAAACGTGCGGTCCCGCCTCTTCAACATGTGGtgcttcttttgtctctggGCTGATCTGGCGGCCCGAGGAGGTACCCGAGCCGAGGTGCCGCAATTCTATAGCTTCCGAGGCGGGTCGCGCTTCATACTGAACAGTAGTTGTGGTTGTAGACATATTTATGGAGCTTGTTTCATTAGATTATTGTCACGATATTCAAATCTATCTCTCTGTCCCGTTACGGAGTACACGGATGTGAAGCTGGAGAGGTAGAATCCTTGAAAGCCGTTATCGGTGCCTAAGTGCGGAGTTTCTCTGGGCGCCCGTGATTTTGGTAGATCCCAACCCGATTATCTTGCCGCGGGGCATCAGCAACAACTATCCGCACACATTGTCATCAAGAatccttttcccctttggGATAAAACTATCTATATGGCGTTCTGTTCCCTTCTTTTTGACAAATTGTCGATCAGTAAGGGGATAGGTTACTCTCGAAATGATGTAAAAATTCGCACCAAGAATACGCACTTCCATCTTAGCGTCCAGCTTCAAAGTGCTGGTGCTACATGGAGAGCTCAATTCAGCTAATTGCTTTTGCATCATAAAAACAACCCAATGTGcttaaaaatgaaaataatcTGATCCTTTCAGAGACTCGGTAGGATTTAAGCTATACTGCAGCACCAATCATTCAGCTTAATCTCATATAGTAGGGTGGCAATCTGATCGGCAGACAGCCCAAGATGAAACAGAATAGAGCTGTCCACCAATATATCGAGCCCGTTACTTTCCGGAAAGCTTCCGGAGACGTGAGGTGGCATTGTAAAACGAGTAGCGTTGTTTATGCCTTGTTTGAGGTAAGCGCTCATCGCTATTCGGTATACGAGAATCCGAAATAAAGATGAGCAGCCATAACGGAACTTGTAACTGTAAATGAACCCGAATCACGTTTCCTCGGCGTGAAGATATCGTATACGCTATAGCGGCTATGCTAGCTAGTACTTAAATACTACTCTATTTACTAGTAACAATGTTCAGGGGTAAGTTCTGCCTGCACATTTCACTGCCGAAAAGATCGTTCTATGCTACATATTCTTGTGCAATCACCGTGTAGAATATACTGTGGAATGTATCCCATGGTATTGCCTTTCAGGGGAAGATGCATGTAATGTGTGATCAATGGCACCCTGGCGGAACAGCAACCGAAGACATCATCTCATCGGTGATTCATTTTGGCTCACAGCCTGTTCCTGCAGCGATTTTTCGCAGAGCACGCCTTTCTTCTACGCCTAAACTCCGGCCTTTTTCTCTACCGTTGGTGGTAAAGTGTTTCTTTCAGCTCGGAGTTTGAATCTCCAAAGGGTAATGTAAATGCGTCCCGTGAATTCACTTGCTTTATGCCGAGGAACCTAGACTATCTCATATCACATGTCCCCTTTTTACACAATGTCGATACAAAAAGGAACAcccctttcccctcttcaaACCTCGCACAAGCTTCATAAGTAGTTTGGCGGTGTCTGCAAGCCAAATAGGTATTGTATGCCTTGGAAATGTCATTTTACTCATTTTCACATGTTCTTTTTTAGTTATCGGCTGAGGGGACCCTCCAGCTGTGATCCGGCTGCGGTACATTGGGGGCGAAAATGCGCTTACTCCGCTGGCTTCGCAAGGGGTCATCTATTGCATTTGACATACTATGTCAAAGACAATGGATACAATTGAAGCCACATCAAAGCCGCTTAATGGATCTGTGATGAGCGATATTAATAATTCCTTACGATTTTTTCGACCTTTAATGTAACGCATCGGCTATTGCCACCCATGTAGTCGAATGGAAACGGTATTTCGCGGCAATTCCCTTTTTTAGACTGCTTACTAGCACTCGCACCAATAACGGCCTTGACTATTCCTCCATATGTGTACTTGATAGCAGGGGGAGCTTGATTGCggagaataaaaagaaagctgtTTCTGGGTAGCTATTCCTATAAGTTGCTTTTGCCGGCCAGGTGATGAAACGGCCTATTCTTGGCCGTACGTAATCCCCGGCAGGCCAATCGCAAATCATTTCCATTGCAGGTATACTTGTAATAAATATGCACCTTCTAAGCTCTAGGGCACGCGCTATCATGGGCCGTCAAATGAGAGAATAGGGGTATGCGAGCGCTATATTAGAGCTTGCAAGCATCCCGCTTTCGATCTAATACAGTACTAGAACGCGGGTGAATCGAGCGAATCCtgtctttgtttttgctttttatttttcttttgttcggCCGTTTGAGCTAATTGCGCCAGGAGTAGGCAGATAGCACTTCATTTCAATTATCAATCTGGTCTAGTAATTC comes from Trichoderma asperellum chromosome 3, complete sequence and encodes:
- a CDS encoding uncharacterized protein (EggNog:ENOG41~TransMembrane:12 (i81-105o111-133i145-163o169-192i204-225o231-254i287-309o321-341i353-372o378-401i413-436o442-461i)), coding for MSTTTTTVQYEARPASEAIELRHLGSGTSSGRQISPETKEAPHVEEAGPHVSEGDDGGRPPMNALTEAERWNRPVKNIGRLAFAFVSFAIAGMNDAAVGALIPYLEEYYNLSYTVISLIFLTPFIGYSVAAFTNARIHVQFGQRGVAIMAPMCHLITFAVLASHPPYPALVVCNAISGFGNGLTDACFCAWIGAMDKANTIQGFLHSCYSLGALFSPLIATSMVVKAGLPWYTYYYIMIGMAGLEFVGLVIFFWDKTGAAYRAEHASENAEAGAPSAGTREAMKSKVTWLCALFFFAYMGVEVGLGGWVVTFMLRVRHASAYASGISGSGFWAGMAVGRAALGFVTERFGERLCLAIYLGICLGLQLLFWLVPQFVVSAVAVAFLGFFLGPMFPGAVMVTAKLLPKRIHVSAIGFAMAMGGTGGTVFPFIIGAIASHRSVSVLQPIILALIAVISAVWLSFPRIKKRD